The nucleotide sequence agtttgagtgatttcaaacttgttcacaaactaaatagatccttctaatttgatttttaaaaacacttcaagacctgtaatatatcatattatgacaaaatcggattaatcatatcttggctaattaacataatatttaatatatatttacttatgatttgattttatatatttcaggaccacccgtaaacaacacgagaagattaatcataagacctcatgattgtacgcaacacgtcatttgacaacacggtactttatgtacgcaacacgtcacttgacaacatggtaccatgggtcgagattaattctgatcaatacgaatacgatggggtctttatttattttatttaagcaactaattgtggaccactaacatcggactgctaactacagactaagaaaatattaaaagtattaagagtatatatatatatatatgtgtgtgtgtgtgtgtgtgtgtgtaacgattacttaaaaagaaaatatgttgatatattatatatatggttaggttcgtgatatctatcggagaccaagtcgagttaaataccttcaagacaaaagtgagtatatagtcccacttttaaactctaaatatttcgggatgagaatacatgcattttatgatttacgttatggacacaagtgattaaaaatatatattctacgttgagttgtaccactggcatacttccctgtaacttggtaactactatttgcatgatgtattgtaaacacgaatcctgttgatagatctatcgggcctgacaaccctcaccggactggacgaccagtattcaacggttgtacagtacttcgtttcggtgactacacttggtatggtgtagtaagatttcataataaagggaatatgcgacgttgattaaatgttaagtatggttatcaagtgctcaacaacttagaatatttttattagaacgtttatatatgaaattttgtggtctatatttataacgctgccggcattaaacctatatctcaccaactttatgttgacgttttaagcatgtttattctcaggtgataactaaaagcttccgctgcaacatgttgaatttaagcaagatcttgagtatgcatatttgtgtcaaaaataaaactgcatatcggaggatttgtaatgtaaaatatgttggaagtcgtattgttattatcatatgtaaagtttgtaagtctaagattatcgctaaacgataatcattattaagttgtttaaaccttgcatttgtaataaaagctatggtttgtattgtaaaaacgaatgcagtttttgaaaaatgtcgcatatagaggtcaatacctcacgatgaaatcatatgttattgtattcgtccttatggttaaggtcgggttatgacaatacGATTCCTAAAACTCACATAGCATGTAAATATTTCTAGTTTAGTTTATGTTTGCGCATCAGTTTTTaaaaaaattctcatttaatctagaaaCATGAAAATCATACTAGACCAGTGGGAAAATTTCACAAACATACCATAGTCTAATATATTAAAAGATCTAATCATTTtatgtagccaatttgtacagtttttccAAACAAGTCGGACTTTCTGATTTAGACAGAATTCATACCTATGGTTTTAGCATGCATAAGCACATAGCAAATAGAGTTTTCACAGATTAACATACAAACTACATATGCTTTTTAATACTCAAATCACAACATATCAGAAGCTCAAGTTCGAAAACAATTTCTACTTCATGCTAGACCATTATATGTACAAACGAGACAGATTCGACTCGATTTAAGTAGCCATTTTAGGGTGCGATTATCCGGACATCTAGAGACAATCATCACACAAGGTCTACactaaatataaattaatcatcATGAACTTTGCAAAATACAAAGGATTATTTTCCAGAAATCATGTTAAGTTGTCGTTTTTCTCAAAATAAAAACGTTGTTTAGCAATTTTTATCGTAAACGGTTAAGTaagcataaaatgagttttacaaatccaaacgacatgatatcctagtccattttGAGTGTTTTTTAATTATCTATCCAATAAATATTAGCTCATGAATCAATTCAAAATACACAAATCGCAGTTTTTCAAATTAAGGCACAATAACACGTCGAAAATTCAAACAAGCATAACTAGAGCTATACATAACGAAATCACGCGATTCTTGCGATcagagttattaatttttcgatagattTTCATCTAGACACTTTTTATTTGTAGAAAACTTAGTCACCATATCAGTAGCATATCAATTGAATTCGTGATTTAACCCTAACATGCAAACCGAGCATTATAACTACTAGTAACGCATACAATCACAATCAATTAAGCAATAAGACATATAGAACTATGTAATCATAAAAAATCAGTTTTATAAAACTAGGGTTATCAAATTATACCTCTAAAACACAATTAATTTGTACTAGCGCGTAGAggacgatcaaaggaagcactttcgtgttGAAAGTTCAAGCAAACGGGCAATTTTTGATGGTGATatgatggatgatgaagattaCAACTTGGATGGGGAGGAAAGGAGTTTCACGACTGTGTTTTTAGGTTAGAGATATATTTGATGTGTCTAATTAATTTAAGGAGAGGTTTAGGGCCTTAATAAAGCTAAATGGACACTAGTAACCAAGTAATGGCCCAAAATTTAATCAAAGGAGGTTCCCCCCTTGTGGATTCCAACCAAGGGCTGGAAAAGGCTCATTCAACGTACAAAAGTTGCTAGCAAAATTTCCTAAGTGTACCCATTAAttgtcgttagccgaaaacgcgccgaatcgctaaacgttaatttctcgcgtttttaatcaataaaaattttaataaattgAAAGTGTCTTAagaacataataattatataatataattattaaaagtgaattacGTTACGTTTTGGCTTGCTTGTTCACTAAGTATGGTTCGTTTCTAGTTGTCGTTAACCGAAATTGAATTTCCGGAACATTAAGCAATCGTTAAAACGCATCTCACCaagtttaattaattaaataaataatacattagatatgtttttcttaaagttaataattattaaaaataattatttaattaaaaattgaATGTTTCGTAGTCCCGAAGGACATCTGTTGCAATTCTTAAAATCGTTCATTTGTATTTCAAAGCATGAAATAAGTTTTAATGATTAATATATTCCCATATTAATTATAATAGTCCACAAAGAACTAAGTATGCATTTAATTACATTAAATACACTAATAGTGTATCCtaagggatacacgcataaaaacatcctTCTTGTACAAAAGAACATAAAAGATAGCAATATTTGGCAGTTTTTAACATTGTTCATCTAGCGTTCAGTAGGCCGCCTatcgtcatgcataagccctgtatgcagcttctatgcttaagcccttgagTAAGTGCATGAGCGACACACATCCACATCAGCACACGCCAAAGGCGGTTCCGGATATTTTGCATAACTGAATTAATCAGCGTTTGACACGTGtttcccgagaatttcggacattctatgcctataaatagaccccttgggtcaccacatttcacatctgaacttcagtcagagagaagtacactttctctctcacacagtactttctcactctaaaatattAACCGCTTAGCAACAGAATGCTACACGGACCAAATATAGATTGATCCAAAGACTGATTGAGGCCATCCCACGGATTTTTCATCTATGTTCCGGGTCTGCACGGATTATTTTCTGAGGGCAAACATCAGTCGACAACATATCGCTCAAAGCTAGGCTGTTATTCTACTGTACTGGTATCTTTCATCCTCAATATGGAAAATAGTACCAACATATGGCGCCATATGTTTCAAGGAATCACTCAATTTGAAAGAGCAGAAAAGATAGTAATCATAGAATAATACCTGTTGAAGCAAATATGATACATAAGTGGCAAACCAGACAACGGAGAAAAGGAGAAACTTTAGAAGATTGGAAGCAAGAGTTAATTGCTTTCCCGTCTATGTTTAATATAATCTGTCTGATGATCTTATGGTGATTAAAGCTCATATAGAAAATTGTATTGCTGGAAGAATATATACTGATACTGGAGCAGGAGCAGATATCATGTATGAACCCTGTTTCGTACAATTACCAGAAAGAGTAAAAGAGACGATGAAAGACACGCTTGTTCCTTTAGCAAGTTTTGCTAATGATCTGTCATGGTCCAAAGGAAGTATACTTTTAGAAGTAGTGTTGGGGAAATCACCATTCAAAAGAACAACTCATATCGAGTTTCTTATAGTAAAAGCGAATTCACAATATAATGTCATTTTACGACGTTCAGCTATGATGACTTTTGGAGCTATAACATCAACAGTACATGGAATGATGAAGTATCCCACATCGACTAGGATAGCAACACTGTACGCTGAACAAAAAACAATTGAATGTGTACAGATAAATCGTACAACTGTTAAACCAATTATTCTTGATGATGGATCAGTTTCACCAAATCCAGCATTCCCAGATCAAAAAATTATCATTGGAAACACATTAACAAACCAAACAAAAGAAAAGCTTTACAATATCTTAGCTGCCAATATATATGTATTCGCATGGCAAGTTTCTGATATGACTGGAGTACCACGGCACATTGCTGAGCATAAGCTTAATGTGACTCCTAATATTCCACCAGTTTTTCAAAAGAAAAGAGGTATGGCTCCTGAACGGAAAAATATTCTGAGAGAAGAAGTTAGAAATTTGGTGGATGTCGGAATATTAAAAGAAGTCAAGTATCAAACCTGGGTGGCAAATCCAATAATGGTGAAAAAACCAGATAACACATGGAGGATATGTGTGGATTTTACAGGCATAAATGAAGCTTGCCCGAAAGATAATTACCCTTTACCAGAAATAGACTAGAAGTTGGAATCTTTAAGTGGATATCAGTTTAAGGCTTTTTTGAATGCCTACAAGGGGTACCATCAGATTCCCATAGCAGTATGGGATCAGGATAAAATAGCTTTTCACACGGCGGATTGAATTTTTTGTTATGTGAAAATGTCTTTTGGATTAAAGAATGTAGGAGCAACTTACCAGCGTGTCATTGATATGGCATTTAGAGTTCAAATAAGCAGAAATGCGGAGGCCTATGTTGATGATATCATTATTAAAAGACATACGGAGGAAAGCATTCTTAGGGATATTCTTGAGACTTTTGAGTCATTATGCAAGATtaatatgaagttaaatctcaaaaagtgTACTTTTGGTGTAAAAGAGGGTAAAGTTTTGGGTCATATTGTTACGGAGAGAGGAATTAAGGCAAATTCAAAGAAAATTCAAGCGATTGAAGATATGGCTTCTACAAAAACAAagaaagaagtgcaaagtttgaatGGAAGGTTGACAACATTAACAAGGTTTTTATCCAGAGCAGCACAACGTTCATTGCCATTCATGAAGGTTTTAAACAGTTGTTTGAACAAGAAGGATTTTGCATGGACGGCGAAAGTTGAAGCAGCTTTTCAAGATGTTAAACAACTTTTAAAGGAGTTACCAACATTAACTACACCAATAGCAGGAGAAATGTTAATCCTATATATGGTAGTATCAGCAGAAGCCATTAGTTCAGTTTTAATCGCAGAGCGAAATGGGGTGCAAATGCCAATATATTTCGCCCGTAAGTTGTTACAACAAAGTGAAATCAATTATCCACCGATCGAAAAATTGGTATATGCTCTATGGCACGCAGCTAGACGGCTGAGAcaatattttcaagggcatccaaTTCTTGTCTTAACAGACCAACCAATTAAACAAACTTTGAAACACCCATAGTCATCTGGGCGTTTAGAaaaatgggcagttgagttaggtGAGTATGAAATAGATTTTTCTCCAAGGCATGCAGTTAAgggacaaattttggcagatttcatTTTAAAAACAACTGAAAAAGTAGAATATTCACATAAGGCAAAGAACAATAATTGCATGTGGGAGTTACATACTGATGGAGCATCAAGTGAGGAGGGAGTAGGTGCAGGATTGGTGCTTACAAATCTGGAAGGGGAATAACATACATATGCACTTAAGTTTTGTTTTTATGCATATAACAATAAAGCAGAGTATGAAGTGTTGCTCTCTGGCCTCCGCATAGTGCTTGAGATGGGGATAAAGTATTTACGTGAATATGTGGACTCTCAGATTGTTGCACAACAAGTTAATGGGGCCTTTAAAGCAAAAGATACATCAATGAAGCGATATTTACAAATGGTTGAAAAGATTTCAAAGAATTTCGAAACTCTGGTGGTTGTGCAAATATCaagaaataagaacaaaaaagATGATGTATTGAGAAAATTAGCAATATTAACATTTGATCATTTACATAAGAAAGTTTTGGTGAAAGTTTTGAAGGATAAGTCAATTAATGAAAAGGTGGTAATAGCAACAGTTAAAGATGGGAGATCATGCTGGATGACTCCTTATGTTAAATATTTAGAGGACGGAACACTGCCAGATGACTTCACGAAAGCAAGATGGATAAAGGTAAGTGCTCCACTCTACGTATTAGAGAACGGCGTGCTCTACAGAAAATCTTTCAATGGTCCAAATTTGAGGTGTTTAGCACCACGACAAGCTGTAGATGTGGTTGAAGAGATGCATGAAGGTTTGTGTGCACATCATTCTGGTTATAAAAACCATTGTAGCATGGATCATGAGGCAAGGATATTATTGGTAAACAATTTATCGAGATATGGCAGAGACAATCAAAGGATATGATGCATGTCAACGGCATGTGACCGTCCAACGTTTGCCAAAATATGATTTAATATCAGTTTCATCTGCATCGCCATTTTGTAAATGGGTAATTGATATAGTGGGACCATTCCCAAGGAGTGTTGGCAATGCAAAATTTTTGGTGGTTGCAATTAATTTTTTCACTAAGTGGGTAGAGGCAAAGATGTTGGCATGGATAACGGGTGAAACCATCAAAAAGTTTGTATGGAATGATATTGTATGCAGGTATGGGTTGCCAAATGAAATTGTAAGCGATAATGGTAAACAGTAGAATCCATTTAAAAGTTGGTGTGAAGATTTAAGCATTAAACAAACATTCACCTCTGTTGTTCACCACAAGCAAACAACCAAGTTGAAGTGACAAATAAGGAAATTGTAGCCAGCATAAAGGCTAGACTGGGTTTGAGTCAGACTAAATGGGTGGATGAAGTACCATATGTTTTGTGGGCTCACTGTACAACGCCAAAATGGAGCACAGCCAAGGATTTTTTATCATATGTCacaaagctgtgtgtcatccctgcccACAGAAGAGAAATGTGTTCTCGGTGGCAGAAGTTCAATCATACTCAAAAGGTTGAAATGGCAGCGGATGTCGTAGAACTACGCTGAGCATCCAATCAATAGATTGTATCTACGACCGTCATGACGTAAAAAACAAAAAATAATACATGGCTAGCCACCATATTTGATTCTAATAATCAAACATATAAAGCTTTGCACAATTACTACAAAGTACTAAAATATATATCTATTAAGCATTCATATTCAAAACAAAATGCAACGTTACATATCACAGCTTCAAATTCAAAATGTCGTCTACCGATGCAGAAGGGTTATTACATACATTTTCTAATTCAGGGAATGATAAGTGTTCTATTTGTTCCCCTACTATTCTAAGCCTATCAATGGCATCTGGCTTCAATTGTGATGTAATAGCATCCGGCAGTGAGCAAAGTAATTGCTGGAATAGAAATATTTCACAATTATTGAGCAGTAAATATAATGCACGAGCAAACAACAAGTATCATCCCATTTAGCGTTAATTGTACATAAAGCAAGAATGTGTTATGGATAACGCCGGTTAGGAATTCTTTCCTTGATCATTGTATTCAGTAATTTTCGTTCATCTGTAGATAGTCTAGGATAGGTAATCTTGAGAGGCTCGAATGAGGTACGCCAATAACAAGCTTTTAATGAGCTGCCGGGTATGACCTCACTATTGATAAAGAAAAATGTATTTTTCCAATCTTTCGAAACGTCGCTGGAGGTAAGAAGGAATCCGTTCATGTTTGAGATATAGAACCATCCTTTATCGTAAGATTTAACAGTAGTGAGGTGGCAAAAATGGCGAATAGAAGGCATAATACTGCGAGCGTAACAATACATCTTAAAAAGCATGATTTTTCGAATCCGCATAAGTTCAAATTAGCCAGCGCTTACACCGTAAAAGCCGCAAACATTTAAATAGAATGTCGTAAAAGGAATACGAAGAAACGAAAAGAATAGTGGATGACCATAAATGGCAACTTTGCCAGCAGGGGGATGAGATGTACGCTCATAGGGAAGTGGTATTATGGCGTCGGCCCTAAAGAATTTGGGAAATAGAACTCTGAAACGATCTAAGTAGGTCGAAGTAATTCCACTACGAATGTTTTCTACATTTAAGGGGGCCATTGATTTGATAATAATGATGAAGAATTTTAACAGAGTTTTAAGATAGATGGGGATGTATTTAAGATCGGAGTAAAAATGGAACAGTAACTCTGGGCTTTAAATAGAGGAGCGAAGATAAACAGTTGATGTTAATCGAATGGACAATATGTTACCACTTGTTAAGCATAATAATATGCAGGAAACACAAAGTTAAAGAAAAATAAAATTCAAAATTGAAAAGTTACTTTTTGCATACAATGATAAAAAAGAAACTGCTGCTGCAGAGACACAGAACGCCTGTAGCAGGTTTATGTTCCCTAAGAAAAAGGCATTCTttaatttttagtttaatgactttatttttagcAAAGataaagaaattaaactgggggacctAATGGTGTATCCTAAGGGATAAACGTATAAAAACATCGTTCTTGTACAAAAGAATGGATCAAAAAGCATAAAAGATAGCAATATTTGGCAGTTTTTAATATTGTCCGTCCAACGTTCAGCAGGTCGCTCAACGTCATGCATAAGTGTCACAcctccaaatagggcctgggg is from Rutidosis leptorrhynchoides isolate AG116_Rl617_1_P2 chromosome 10, CSIRO_AGI_Rlap_v1, whole genome shotgun sequence and encodes:
- the LOC139870840 gene encoding uncharacterized protein, with translation MVIKAHIENCIAGRIYTDTGAGADIMYEPCFVQLPERVKETMKDTLVPLASFANDLSWSKGSILLEVVLGKSPFKRTTHIEFLIVKANSQYNVILRRSAMMTFGAITSTVHGMMKYPTSTRIATLYAEQKTIECVQINRTTVKPIILDDGSVSPNPAFPDQKIIIGNTLTNQTKEKLYNILAANIYVFAWQVSDMTGVPRHIAEHKLNVTPNIPPVFQKKRGMAPERKNILREEVRNLVDVGILKEVKYQTWVANPIMVKKPDNTWRICVDFTGINEACPKDNYPLPEID